A region from the Geobacillus vulcani PSS1 genome encodes:
- a CDS encoding YuiA family protein — MTKTLTMNDCPYCEGHGYVQLLLGGSETCYSCQGTGSEQEEDDEH; from the coding sequence ATGACAAAAACATTGACAATGAACGACTGCCCGTACTGTGAGGGGCACGGATATGTTCAGCTGCTCTTGGGCGGATCGGAAACGTGCTACAGCTGCCAAGGAACGGGCAGCGAACAGGAAGAGGATGACGAACATTGA
- a CDS encoding YuiB family protein, translating to MQMSLPVVLISMVLFFVLFFGIGFLLNMILRMTWILAVCFPLIAVFIIDDVPLTRYFTAPSEAFAALGRKITSLAAADLLILSSGFVGALCAGWAIRTLRAKGYQMF from the coding sequence ATGCAGATGAGTTTGCCAGTCGTGTTGATTTCAATGGTGTTGTTTTTCGTCTTGTTTTTCGGCATTGGGTTTTTGCTGAACATGATTTTGCGCATGACATGGATTCTTGCGGTCTGTTTTCCGTTGATTGCGGTTTTCATTATTGATGATGTGCCGTTGACGCGTTATTTCACCGCACCGTCCGAGGCGTTCGCTGCGCTTGGGCGGAAAATCACTTCGCTGGCGGCGGCCGATCTGTTGATTTTGTCAAGCGGCTTTGTCGGCGCTCTTTGCGCCGGATGGGCGATTCGCACGCTGCGGGCGAAAGGGTATCAAATGTTTTAG
- a CDS encoding cobalamin-binding protein, protein MRIVSLCPSNTELLAYLGRLDDVVAVDDSSDWPPEVKRLPKVGPDLRIDMDQVEALKPDLVVASLSVPGMERNVEELKRRGLPHLVLAPNSLNDIANDLLRLGEALGETKKAAELVRRYDDVLDWHRERAASAEPARLYWEWWPRPIFTPGGANWLSELSELAGGRNIFADYPQASVRPEWDDVLTRNPSHILLVWVGVQTKKMSPKAVMVRPNAQQAEAVRTGNIHLLEEALYCRPSPRLLVGLKKLAPLLHPALFPPADDSDPLLCG, encoded by the coding sequence ATGAGAATCGTTTCCCTTTGTCCAAGCAACACCGAACTGCTCGCCTATCTCGGCCGCCTTGACGATGTCGTCGCCGTCGACGACTCGTCCGACTGGCCGCCGGAAGTGAAGCGGCTGCCGAAAGTCGGACCGGATTTGCGCATTGATATGGATCAAGTCGAGGCGCTCAAACCGGATCTCGTCGTCGCATCCCTGAGCGTGCCCGGCATGGAGCGCAACGTCGAGGAGCTCAAACGGCGCGGACTCCCGCATCTCGTGTTGGCACCGAATTCGCTCAATGACATTGCCAACGATCTTCTTCGGCTCGGCGAGGCGCTTGGCGAAACGAAAAAAGCGGCCGAACTCGTCCGCCGCTATGATGACGTGCTCGATTGGCACCGCGAGCGGGCCGCATCGGCCGAACCGGCCCGCCTCTATTGGGAATGGTGGCCGCGGCCGATCTTCACCCCGGGCGGCGCCAATTGGTTGAGCGAACTAAGCGAGCTCGCCGGTGGGCGCAACATTTTCGCTGACTATCCTCAAGCAAGCGTCCGACCGGAATGGGACGACGTTCTCACCCGCAATCCGTCGCACATCTTGCTCGTTTGGGTCGGCGTGCAGACAAAAAAAATGAGCCCGAAGGCCGTCATGGTGCGCCCGAACGCCCAACAGGCCGAGGCGGTCCGCACCGGGAACATTCACCTTCTCGAAGAAGCGCTCTATTGCCGTCCGTCTCCGCGCCTCTTGGTCGGGTTAAAAAAATTGGCGCCGCTTTTGCATCCGGCGCTGTTCCCTCCCGCTGACGACAGCGATCCGCTCCTTTGTGGCTGA
- a CDS encoding 3D domain-containing protein: MNGFRQFVRRTAMTLLFLAALFATFESISGVDARTVLHPFPSALSMDHQPIWGMKELAKNGGRSVPRLEDHFDWSKYPSVEVVATGYTAGIESTGKTPDHPEYGITYSGVRVKRDLYSTIAADLSVFPIGTILFIPGYGFGVVADKGGAIKGHRIDLYYETVEDVYKYWGKRKVNVYIVQKGDGTLSEEELKRLNEDETMQVFRQQYLESKS; this comes from the coding sequence TTGAATGGGTTTAGGCAATTCGTGCGCCGAACTGCGATGACGCTGCTGTTTTTGGCGGCGCTTTTTGCGACATTCGAGTCCATTTCCGGGGTTGATGCCAGGACGGTTCTCCATCCCTTTCCGAGCGCTTTATCGATGGATCATCAGCCCATTTGGGGAATGAAAGAACTCGCGAAAAACGGAGGCCGATCTGTTCCGCGGCTTGAGGATCATTTTGACTGGTCAAAATATCCCTCCGTTGAAGTGGTCGCCACCGGCTATACGGCCGGCATTGAATCGACCGGGAAAACGCCCGATCATCCTGAGTACGGCATCACGTATTCCGGCGTCCGCGTCAAACGCGACCTGTATTCGACGATTGCCGCGGATTTGTCCGTATTTCCGATCGGCACCATTTTGTTCATCCCCGGATACGGGTTCGGCGTCGTTGCTGACAAAGGCGGGGCGATCAAAGGCCATCGCATCGACTTATACTATGAAACCGTCGAAGATGTATATAAATATTGGGGAAAACGAAAAGTCAACGTCTATATCGTGCAAAAAGGCGATGGCACATTGTCAGAGGAAGAATTGAAGCGGCTGAACGAAGATGAAACGATGCAAGTGTTTCGTCAACAGTATTTGGAATCGAAAAGTTGA